The following proteins are encoded in a genomic region of Streptomyces gobiensis:
- a CDS encoding peptidoglycan recognition protein family protein, giving the protein MRGNVHSPTKPTRRTSRLRAAVVVATAALLLPLVSAGPPATAGQQRPGTLQEAFAAAAERHKVPESVLLGVSYLQSRWDGHGGAPSVSGGYGPMHLTDARTALARSRHHDDGAEDPRGDTGRRALSPRAAVPDTGQLPVRLRTLERAAKLSGLSAEQLRSDPAANVRGGAALLAQAQRELGLPLSEDPAHWYGAVARYSGADRADTAAVFADEVFGVIRDGERRTTDAGQRVALASLPEVRPDSGQLGLLGLKTGGARGVECPKSVSCESVPAPYQEYQDEDGNDDYGNHDKADRPRSQKVDYIVVHDVEGYWEGALKLVQDPTYVSWHYTLRSSDGHIAQHVPTKDVGWHAGNWFVNAKSIGLEHEGFLAQPDAWYTEAMYRTSARLVRHLAKKHNIPLDRQHIIGHDNVPGVTTANIPGMHTDPGPYWDWQRYFTLLGAPFHATGGPDSGMLTIRPDYGKHRPVYTRCDNSGNPCPPHGSGAVRLHTAPDKDAPLIKDIGLRPDGSPSTTGVNDTGARASTGQQYAVAERAGDWTAIWYLGTKAWFHNPAGQPTAVSASGQVVTPKQGRTSIPVYGRAYPEKSAYPAGVPVQQVSPLPYRVQAGQRYVLGLKTPSEYYYARTFDPANHVVVRGEDYYQIQLGHRTAFVKAADVDVLRS; this is encoded by the coding sequence TTGCGAGGAAACGTCCACAGCCCCACCAAACCGACCAGACGCACCAGCCGTCTGCGTGCCGCCGTCGTCGTCGCCACTGCGGCGCTGCTGCTCCCGCTGGTCTCAGCGGGCCCTCCCGCCACCGCCGGGCAACAGCGGCCCGGCACTCTCCAGGAAGCGTTCGCAGCGGCCGCCGAGCGCCATAAGGTACCGGAGAGCGTGCTGTTGGGCGTCTCGTATCTGCAGTCCCGCTGGGACGGGCACGGCGGGGCGCCCAGTGTCTCGGGCGGCTACGGGCCTATGCATCTCACCGATGCCCGCACCGCGCTGGCCCGCTCCCGGCATCATGACGACGGCGCGGAGGATCCACGCGGCGACACCGGTCGACGGGCTCTGTCGCCCCGAGCGGCGGTGCCCGACACCGGTCAACTGCCCGTCCGGCTGCGCACCCTGGAGCGGGCGGCGAAGCTGAGCGGGCTCTCCGCCGAGCAGCTGCGCAGCGACCCCGCGGCCAATGTGCGCGGCGGCGCGGCTCTGCTGGCGCAGGCCCAGCGGGAGCTGGGGCTGCCGCTGAGCGAGGACCCGGCCCACTGGTACGGCGCGGTGGCCCGCTACTCCGGCGCGGACCGGGCCGATACGGCCGCTGTCTTCGCCGATGAGGTCTTCGGGGTGATCCGCGACGGCGAGCGGCGCACCACGGACGCCGGGCAGCGAGTCGCGCTGGCGAGCCTCCCTGAGGTGCGGCCGGACAGCGGCCAGCTGGGTCTGCTCGGGCTGAAGACCGGCGGCGCCAGGGGTGTCGAGTGCCCGAAGAGCGTGTCCTGCGAGTCGGTCCCCGCTCCGTATCAGGAGTATCAGGACGAGGACGGCAACGACGACTACGGCAACCACGACAAGGCGGACCGGCCGAGGTCCCAGAAAGTGGACTACATCGTGGTGCACGATGTCGAGGGATACTGGGAAGGTGCGCTGAAGCTGGTGCAGGACCCGACCTATGTCTCCTGGCACTACACGCTGCGTTCCTCCGACGGGCATATCGCCCAGCATGTGCCGACCAAGGATGTGGGGTGGCACGCGGGCAACTGGTTCGTCAACGCCAAGTCCATCGGTCTGGAGCACGAAGGTTTCCTCGCCCAGCCTGACGCCTGGTACACGGAGGCGATGTACCGCACCTCGGCGCGGCTGGTGAGGCATCTGGCGAAGAAGCACAACATCCCGCTGGACCGGCAGCACATCATCGGGCACGACAATGTCCCCGGCGTCACCACGGCCAACATCCCCGGGATGCACACCGACCCGGGCCCTTACTGGGACTGGCAGCGCTACTTCACCTTGCTGGGCGCCCCCTTCCACGCCACCGGAGGCCCGGACAGCGGCATGCTGACCATCCGTCCGGACTACGGCAAACACCGGCCGGTGTACACCCGCTGTGACAACTCTGGCAATCCCTGCCCGCCGCACGGCTCCGGTGCGGTCCGCCTGCACACCGCGCCGGACAAGGACGCGCCGCTGATCAAGGACATCGGGCTGCGGCCGGACGGCAGCCCGTCGACGACTGGGGTCAATGACACCGGCGCCCGTGCCTCCACCGGACAGCAGTACGCGGTAGCCGAACGCGCGGGCGACTGGACCGCCATCTGGTATCTCGGTACGAAGGCGTGGTTCCACAACCCGGCGGGCCAGCCGACCGCGGTGAGTGCCAGCGGCCAGGTGGTCACACCGAAGCAGGGCCGGACGTCGATTCCCGTCTACGGCCGCGCCTACCCGGAGAAGAGCGCCTACCCAGCGGGCGTGCCAGTGCAGCAGGTCTCGCCGCTGCCGTACCGGGTGCAGGCGGGCCAGCGGTATGTGCTGGGACTGAAGACGCCGAGTGAGTACTACTACGCGCGGACCTTCGACCCAGCGAACCATGTGGTGGTCCGCGGCGAGGACTACTACCAGATTCAGCTCGGGCACCGGACGGCCTTTGTGAAGGCCGCCGATGTGGATGTGCTGCGCTCCTAG
- a CDS encoding aminoglycoside phosphotransferase family protein, whose protein sequence is MYHATSPVSAPTRPRPPQHYPGSVSPDRPRWAGGASPASPSPGGPGGTPRTGGGPGVSGGQQPISGRLDLSGPQGTRLRAAITSVHRICPDFHPVQILRRSGRSVLLVGTIGRSPAVAKCLLDHSPAWAERFRHEIAAYRAFVRHRPPVRVPRLIAADPDNCTLVIERMPGRPAALQRHPVDPPQRTDLRALLGAVSRLNSWRPPGGMFDHPLDYGARLSRFHELGLLTDRDMGDLQKLLHGVANRGGQPGPSWQFCHGDALLSNVLLSPTGPVLVDWEHTGWYLPGYDLATLWSVLGDSPVARRQISQLAQVSGPAARDAFLVNLMLVLTREIRTCETAVQRTMRDPAPAPVTGAERTSALASGEEQRLLLRRLHDDWSMARRAVRAAVGTR, encoded by the coding sequence ATGTATCACGCAACATCCCCCGTGTCCGCCCCGACCCGGCCCCGGCCCCCCCAGCACTACCCGGGCAGTGTCTCTCCTGACCGGCCGCGCTGGGCTGGGGGCGCCTCCCCGGCCTCCCCCAGCCCTGGCGGGCCGGGAGGTACCCCGAGGACTGGGGGAGGACCCGGCGTCTCCGGTGGGCAGCAACCCATCAGCGGGAGACTCGATCTGTCCGGCCCACAGGGCACGCGGCTACGCGCGGCCATCACCTCGGTCCACCGCATCTGCCCGGACTTTCACCCGGTGCAGATCCTGCGCCGCAGTGGACGCTCAGTGCTCCTCGTCGGCACCATCGGCCGCAGCCCAGCGGTGGCCAAGTGTTTACTGGACCACTCCCCCGCGTGGGCCGAGCGGTTCCGGCATGAAATAGCCGCCTACCGCGCCTTTGTGCGCCACCGCCCACCCGTGCGGGTGCCCCGGCTCATCGCAGCCGATCCGGACAACTGCACCCTGGTGATCGAGCGGATGCCAGGCCGTCCGGCGGCGCTGCAAAGGCATCCGGTGGATCCCCCTCAGCGGACGGATCTGCGGGCGCTGCTGGGCGCTGTGTCACGGCTCAACTCCTGGCGGCCTCCGGGGGGGATGTTCGATCACCCACTCGACTACGGTGCCCGGCTGTCCCGCTTCCATGAGCTGGGTCTGTTGACCGACCGCGATATGGGCGACCTGCAGAAGCTGCTGCACGGGGTGGCGAACCGGGGTGGCCAGCCGGGGCCCTCCTGGCAGTTCTGCCATGGGGACGCGCTGCTCTCCAATGTGCTGCTGTCGCCAACCGGCCCGGTGCTGGTCGACTGGGAGCACACGGGCTGGTATCTGCCCGGGTACGATCTGGCGACGCTGTGGTCCGTGCTCGGTGACTCACCGGTGGCGCGGCGGCAGATCAGCCAGTTGGCCCAGGTCTCGGGACCAGCGGCGCGGGATGCCTTTCTGGTGAATCTGATGCTCGTCCTCACGCGTGAGATCCGCACCTGTGAGACGGCAGTACAGCGCACCATGCGGGACCCCGCTCCCGCACCGGTAACCGGCGCGGAGCGTACCAGCGCGCTGGCCTCCGGTGAGGAGCAGCGGCTGCTGCTGCGTCGGCTGCACGACGACTGGTCCATGGCCCGCCGTGCGGTACGGGCGGCGGTCGGTACCCGTTGA